Below is a genomic region from bacterium.
TCGATAGCAGGAATAGCCCCGGAGATGTTAGAAATGGTCGCTGTAGGCGCGATAGCCATACAGTTGGAGTTGCGCATCCCATGCTCGCGGATAGCGGCTCTTACGACGCTCCAGTCCATTTGGCCGGTGCGAGATACAGGAATTTCTGTGCCGCGTTCGGCTTCTAGCAGACCAATGGTATCTACAGGAAGAATACCCCGGTCCCACTTAGAACCACGGAAGGAAGCATAAGCGCCGCGTTCCTTGGCAAGTTCGGTGGAAGCCAGAATTGCATAATAAGCGATCACCTCTTGACTGCGGTCAGCCAGTTCTACCATGTCTTCGCTGTCGAAGTTGATGCCCATCTGGTAAAGCGCATCGTGGAAGCCCATCACGCCCAAACCGACTGGGCGGTGCTTTAAGTTAGAATTGCGGCCTTCGATAGTCGGATAGAAGTTTAAGTCGATCACATTGTCGAGCATGCGCATAGCCACGGTGACAGTGTATTTGATCTTTTCCACATCGAGCTGGCCATTGGCTAATACATGGCGAGCCAAGTTAACAGAGCCCAGGTTGCAAACAGCAGTTTCTTCTGCGGTGGTATTTAAAGTAATTTCGGTGCAAAGGTTGGAGCTGTGAACCACGCCAGCATGATCCTGCGGACTGCGAATATTAGAAGGATCTTTAAAGGTAATCCAAGGATGGCCGGTTTCGAACAACATGATTAGCATCTTCTTCCACAAATCTTTTGCTGGCATTTGACGGAATAGATGCAATTCGCCGTTCAAACCTTTTTGTTCGTACTGTTCGTAGCGACGCTTAAATTCTGCACCGTAAATCTCATGAAGGTCCGGTACTTCGTCCGGAGAAAACAGCGACCACATTCCCCCGTTCTTTACGCGTTCCATGAACAAGTCTGGTACCCAGTTGGCTGTGTTCATGTCGTGAGTGCGGCGGCGCTCGTCGCCGGTATTTTTGCGAAGCTCTAAGAAATCTTCAATGTCCCAGTGCCAGGTTTCGAGATAAGCACAGGTTGCGCCGCGGCGGCGGCCGCTGCGGTTGATGGCAATGGTAGTATCATTAGCGATCTTTAAGAAAGGAATTACACCCTGGCTTTCTACACCAGTCTTCTTAATGTAAGCGCCGGTGCCGCGGAGCTTGCTCCAGTCGTTGGCTACGCCGCCTGCCCACTTAGACATCTGGGCGTTATCGCCGATAGACTTAAAGATGTTATCTAAATCGTCTTCGATTGTAGTTAGATAGCAAGAAGAAAGCTGGGGATGAACAGTACCGGCATGGAATAAAGTCGGCGAAGACGGCACAAAGTGCAAAGTCGAATTAATTCGGTAGAATTCTACGGCGCGGGCTTCTTTGTCTTTTTCGTTCAAAGCTACGCCCATAGCTACGCGCATCCAGAACATCTGGGGAGTTTCCAAAATCTGCTTGGTTTCTGGGTGCTTGGTAAAATAGCGGTCGGTTAGAGTTTGAATACCCAAATAGTTAAGAAACCCGTCGCGTTCGTTAACTAATTCGGAAGCCAGATACTCCAAATTAAAAGTAAGCATTTTTGGATCCAAGCGGCCTAAAGAAACGCCATCCTGGATTCGCTGGATAAAAATCTGGCGCAGCTGGGCTTCTAAAGCTTTCGGCTCAAAATCAATCTGATCGGCACCGATAACTTCCTTATAAAGCTTATTAGTCAGTGCGCGCGCGGCAACATAAGAATAAGCGGGGTCCTTTTCAATGTAAGAGCGGAGCACCATGATCAGAGCGCGCTCGATCTCGGCAGTGGTAATGTCTTCGTACAGCTCTAAACGCAACTGGTTCATGACCATATTAACGTCGATGTCGCCTGCGTATTCGCCCAAAATCTTTTCCAGGCTAGCCTGGACCTTTTGCAAAGAAAAAGGCTCCTTCACGCCATTGCGCTTAATAACCATCAAACCGGCTTTGTCGATTTTCTCCAAAACTGCCTGCTTGGCAACTTCGCGTTCTTTGGTGTGCTCGTAGCGGTAAATGATGTAAGCCTTGGCTACTTCGAACAAACCCTGTTCCATTAGTTTGCGCTCTACAGAATTCTGAACGTCTTCTACGCCAGGAGTGCGATCGGTAAAATTCTGCTCTAGATCTTCAATTACTTTCTCGGTGACATCTCGGGCCAAAACC
It encodes:
- a CDS encoding ribonucleoside-diphosphate reductase subunit alpha, with the translated sequence MNPSNKLIQIKKRSGEIVPFDVAKIEIAINKAYVEVNFKADQVLARDVTEKVIEDLEQNFTDRTPGVEDVQNSVERKLMEQGLFEVAKAYIIYRYEHTKEREVAKQAVLEKIDKAGLMVIKRNGVKEPFSLQKVQASLEKILGEYAGDIDVNMVMNQLRLELYEDITTAEIERALIMVLRSYIEKDPAYSYVAARALTNKLYKEVIGADQIDFEPKALEAQLRQIFIQRIQDGVSLGRLDPKMLTFNLEYLASELVNERDGFLNYLGIQTLTDRYFTKHPETKQILETPQMFWMRVAMGVALNEKDKEARAVEFYRINSTLHFVPSSPTLFHAGTVHPQLSSCYLTTIEDDLDNIFKSIGDNAQMSKWAGGVANDWSKLRGTGAYIKKTGVESQGVIPFLKIANDTTIAINRSGRRRGATCAYLETWHWDIEDFLELRKNTGDERRRTHDMNTANWVPDLFMERVKNGGMWSLFSPDEVPDLHEIYGAEFKRRYEQYEQKGLNGELHLFRQMPAKDLWKKMLIMLFETGHPWITFKDPSNIRSPQDHAGVVHSSNLCTEITLNTTAEETAVCNLGSVNLARHVLANGQLDVEKIKYTVTVAMRMLDNVIDLNFYPTIEGRNSNLKHRPVGLGVMGFHDALYQMGINFDSEDMVELADRSQEVIAYYAILASTELAKERGAYASFRGSKWDRGILPVDTIGLLEAERGTEIPVSRTGQMDWSVVRAAIREHGMRNSNCMAIAPTATISNISGAIPAIEPIYKNIYVKANISGDFVVVNPYLVKDFKARGIWNEEMLSKLKFYDGRVTEIPDVPQDLKDRYKEVFEIDPRWLIKAAAYRGKWIDQSQSLNIFYAGKSGKDINDIYLYAWDMGVKTTYYLRSMAASQVEKSTVNTSEFGNTHVRGGSAPADAVSEQPQTIPAQQPVPEIAMAAASPFAASAPASAPAPSAVITETVVSSISTPQETQIVEESVTIKVEPEQASSATLGAMLGLTQNEPATASGPSLSQADFKLCRLDDPSCESCQ